The sequence below is a genomic window from Providencia rettgeri.
TGCAATCACTTCATCATCGCGAATAGAACCGCCAGGTTGGATAACACAAGTTACGCCAACAGCTGCCGCGGCATCAATACCATCACGGAATGGGAAAAAGGCATCTGAGGCCATCGCACAGCCAGCGACTTCTAGACCTTCATCTGCGGCTTTAATACCTGCGATTTTTGCAGAATACACACGGCTCATTTGCCCTGCGCCAATACCGATAGTCATATCATTTTTGGCATAAACGATTGCATTGGATTTTACAAATTTCGCGACTTTCCAACAGAATAACGCATCTTTTAGCTCGCGTTCAGTGGGTTGGCGCTTAGTTACAACGCGAAGTTCTTCTTTTTCAACCATTCCTAAGTCACGGTCTTGCACTAATAAACCGCCATTTACGCGTTTAAAGTCTAAACCTGCAACGGGTTTGCTCCATTCGCCACATTCAAGTACGCGGACGTTTTGTTTAGTTTCAAGAATAGGCAATGCATCTTTAGCAACAGAAGGCGCAATAATGACTTCCACAAACTGACGTTCAATAATCGCTTGAGCGGTTTCTTTATCTAATTGACGGTTAAAAGCAATAATGCCACCAAAAGCCGAAGTTGGGTCAGTTTTGAATGCATTATCATAAGCTGTATGAATAGAATCTCCGATAGCAACACCACAAGGGTTTGCATGTTTGACAATTACACAAGCAGGTTCTTTGAATGATTTAACACATTCAAGAGCTGCATCAGTATCAGCGATATTATTATAAGACAGGGCTTTACCTTGGATCTGCTGCGCAGTTGCAATAGACGCTTCTTTTGGATTTTCTTCTATATAGAAAGCCGCATCTTGATGGCTGTTTTCTCCATAACGCATATCTTGTTTTTTTATAAAGTTTAAATTCAAAGTGCGAGGGAAGCGGCCGGAAGGCTGAGTCGTATCACCGTAATAAGGGGCAACTAATTCACCAAAGTAATTCGCAATCATGCTGTCATAAGCTGCAGTGTGTTCAAAAGCTTTAATTGCGAGGTCAAACCGAGTCGACCAATTTAGTGAGTTCTCGTGGTTATCCATCTCATCAATGATGGTTTGATAGTCATTACTATTTACCACAATTGCGACATCTTTATGATTTTTAGCCGCGGAGCGCACCATGGTCGGGCCGCCAATATCAATATTCTCTACAGCATCTTCAAGGGTGCAATTTGGTTTTGCCACGGTTTGGGCAAATGGGTATAGATTAACAACGACCATATCGATAGGCGCGATGTCATGTTGTTGCATGATGGCATCATCTGTACCGCGACGCCCTAAAATTCCGCCATGCACTTTTGGGTGCAATGTTTTCACTCGGCCATCCATCATTTCAGGAAACCCTGTGTAATCTGAAACTTCAGTTACGTTTAATCCTGACTCAGCGAGTAACTTTGCAGTACCGCCAGTAGATAGAAGCTCAACACCACGTTGAGATAACGCCTTAGCGAATTCAACAACCCCTGTTTTATCAGACACACTAAGCAGGGCACGACGAATAGGACGAAGCAGTTGCATGAGATAGATCCCTTGGATTTGAATAAATAAGGCAATAACGAATATCAGTCAGTAAAAACTCAAAGAGCTTTTCTTATATACCTATTATATCTATTGATGAAAGCCAAGCGGAATTAGCCCGCTTTCCCTATAACAATATATAAGTCACTAACAAT
It includes:
- the purH gene encoding bifunctional phosphoribosylaminoimidazolecarboxamide formyltransferase/IMP cyclohydrolase; translation: MQLLRPIRRALLSVSDKTGVVEFAKALSQRGVELLSTGGTAKLLAESGLNVTEVSDYTGFPEMMDGRVKTLHPKVHGGILGRRGTDDAIMQQHDIAPIDMVVVNLYPFAQTVAKPNCTLEDAVENIDIGGPTMVRSAAKNHKDVAIVVNSNDYQTIIDEMDNHENSLNWSTRFDLAIKAFEHTAAYDSMIANYFGELVAPYYGDTTQPSGRFPRTLNLNFIKKQDMRYGENSHQDAAFYIEENPKEASIATAQQIQGKALSYNNIADTDAALECVKSFKEPACVIVKHANPCGVAIGDSIHTAYDNAFKTDPTSAFGGIIAFNRQLDKETAQAIIERQFVEVIIAPSVAKDALPILETKQNVRVLECGEWSKPVAGLDFKRVNGGLLVQDRDLGMVEKEELRVVTKRQPTERELKDALFCWKVAKFVKSNAIVYAKNDMTIGIGAGQMSRVYSAKIAGIKAADEGLEVAGCAMASDAFFPFRDGIDAAAAVGVTCVIQPGGSIRDDEVIAAANEHGIAMLFTNMRHFRH